GACGACGGGCGAGGTGGCCACCGAGCTGATCTACCGCAGCCTCTCCGAGGACGCGGAGGAGTACGACGCGACCGCGACCCGGGCGGTCGAGCGGCAGATCGGGGACGCGCTCGACCGGGGCCGGTACACGCTCGGGAACGCGGACGCGGTGCTCTGCCGTCATCGGGACGCGAGCCAGGCCGGAACGGCCGTCGTCCTGACCGAGCAGCAGCTGGTCCGGTACAACCAGGGCCGCCCGCACGGGGAGAACTGCCCGTCGGAGGACCCGGTCCAGGCCGACCGGCAGCTGGTGGCGGTCTATCCCCGCGACACCGCGGGCCTCGACCATCCGCTGGTCCGGCTGCGCTGGCCCCGGACCACCGAGCGGCAGCGCGGCGCCACCCAGGCCTGGAGCGACTGGCTCGGCTCGGAGGCCGGCCGCCGGGCGCTGGTCTCGATCGGCTTACGGCCGCCGGTCGGCGGGGCCGGAACGACGCCGCTCACCGAGCCGCTCACCCCGCGCTGGGGCGTCCGGCCGGACGCGGTGTTCGACCGGGCCAGCCCGCCCTCGGCGGACGTCGACGCCGCGCTGGACGCGTACACGGCCGCGAGCCGTCCGGCGCGGACCCTCGTCCTGCTCGACTCGTCCGGCTCGATGGCCACCCGGGCAGGGCCGGGTACGCGCTTCGACGCGGCCCGCTCCGGGGTGCGGAGCGCGTTCGGCACGGTCGGGCCGCGTGACCAGGTCGGACTCTGGACGTTCCCGGCCGACCCGGGGACGACCCGGCCGCTGCTCGGCATCCGGGCCTGGCGAGCCGGCACCGCCGGGCCGGCCGCCGACCGGGCGCTGAAGAAGATCCGCCCCGCCGACGGCACGCCGCTCTACCGGTCGATCGAGGCCGGCCTGGACGCGCTCGGGCGCCCGGCCGAGGGACAGGTGACGACGCTGATCGTGATCACCGACGGCGAGGACAGCGACCAGGGGACGCCACCGGACCCGCGGGTGCTCGCCGACCGGGCGTCCGCGGTGGGCGTGCGGATCTCGGTCGTCGCGCTGGGCGACGCGAGCTGCGCCGGGCCCGCGCTGTCGGTGCTGACCGGCGGGTCCGGCGGGGACTGCGAGAACGCGGACTCGCGGACGCTCGGCGGCGCGCTCGTCGATCTGCTGGAAACCTAGGAGGAGGCCGGAGCGATGGGGACGGAGCACACGGGGCGGCCGATGCCCGACGGGCCCTCGGGGACCGTCGCCTGGTGGCGGGCGATGAAGGCCTTCCCCGGCAACCACCAGCGATGGACCAGCTTCCTGGCCGGTGTGCTCGTCGGTGTGCTCGTCGTGGTCCTCGTCGGGTTCCTCCGCCCGCTCCTCAGCGACTCCTCCTGGGAGGACGGCGAACTCGTGCTGCTCAGCGGCAAGGACGAGAGCGCCGGCGGCCAGCGCCAGGAGCTGATCGAGGAGTGGAACCACCTGCACCCCGACCACCCGGCCCGGATCGAGGAGGTCACGAACATCGCCGACGCCCAGCACAGCGAGATGCTCGCGCGCGCCGGCGGTGACGGCGACCCGGTCGACGTCCTCAACCTGGACGTCGCCTGGATCCCGGAGTTCGCCGAGGGCGACCTGCTGCGGGAGTACCCGGAGAGCCGGGCCGACCGGGGCGCGTTCCTCGACGGTCCGCTCGAGACCTGCGAGTACGACGGCAAGCTGTGGGCGCTCCCGTTCAACACCGACGCCGCGCTGCTCTACCGGCGCAGCGACCTGGCGCCGCGGGTCCCGTCGTCGTGGACGTCGATGCTGGCCGCGATCGCGAACGTGCTCGAAGGCCGTCCGAAGCCGGGCACGGTGCCGGAGGCCGGGTTCGTCACCCAGCTCCAGGGCTACGAGGGGCTGACCGTCAACGCGCTGGAGGCCGTGTGGAGCGCCGGCGGCGAGATCGTCGACGACGACGGCGACGTGCACGTCGACTCGCGGCAGGCGCGCGACGGGTTGCGTCAGCTCGTCGACGGGGTCCATTCCGATCCGCGGCAGATCCTCCCCGCCTCGCTCGACTTCAGCGAACAGCCCAGCACGAGCGCGTTCCGGGCCGGCCGGGCGCTGTTCATGCGCAACTGGCCGCTGGCGTACCGGACGCTCGACGTCCCGGCCGAGCCCGGCACCCGCCCGGTCGAGTTCGCGGTCTCGCCGCTGCCCTGGCCCAGCGTCCTCGGCGGGCAGAACCTCGCGGTGGCGAAGCGGAGCTCCCATCCCCGGGCGGCCGAGGCGCTGATCGAGTTCCTCACCAACGACCGGAGCCAGCAGCTGCTGTTCGAGCGGGGCGGGCTGGCCGCCACCCGCCGGGTCGTCTACGAGGACACCCGGATCAAACAGGTCTACCCGTACGCCGACGAACTGCTCAAGGCCATCGAACTGGCCCGCCTGCGACCCCGCTCGCCGCACTACGCGCTGTTCAGCGAGGTGTTGCAGACCGAGGTGCACGCGATGCTGATCAGTGGCTCCGGGCCGCCGGCGGACCTCGGCGACCGGCTCCGGGCCGCGCTCCGCGGCAAACGCCGGTAACCGTTCACCGCCTCGAACCGACCTTTCGCCGCCCGAACCCGGACGGAACGGGGTGGGTGACACGTCAATGAGGGAATGTCGCACAGCGAAACCATCTGGTGTGGCCCCGGCCACATCGGGCATACCATCGGCACCTCATAGACGCTCAGCCTCGCTGGGGAGGGCGCATTGTCTGCTTTATCCTTCCTGGACCGGGAGCGCACGGTCGCGCCCGCCGGGTTCAACCGCTGGCTCATCCCACCGGCCGCGCTGGCCGTCCACCTCTGCATCGGGCAGGCCTACGCGACCAGCGTCTACAAGAACTCGCTGGTCGCGCACTTCGACGTCAGCCAGACCGCGATCGGGATCATCTTCAGCATCGCGATCGTCATGCTCGGCCTCTCGGCCGCGGTCGCCGGGACCTGGGTGGAGACGAACGGCCCGCGTAAGGCCATGTTCGTCTCGGCCTCGTTCTGGGCCGCGGGCTTCCTGGTCGGCGCGCTCGGTATCGGCACGTCGCAACTGTGGCTGGTGTATCTCGGGTACGGCGTTCTCGGGGGCATCGGGCTCGGCATCGGGTACATCTCGCCGGTCTCGACGCTGATCAAGTGGTTCCCCGACCGGCCCGGCCTGGCCACCGGCCTCGCGATCATGGGCTTCGGCGGTGGCGCGCTGATCGCCAGCCCGGCGTCGCGTCAGCTGATGGGGCTCTACGACTCGGGCTACGACTCGTCGAACGCGAAGTCGATCGCCGACGGGCACGCGCTGGTGCTGCTGTTCGTGACGCTGGGCATCGTCTACTTCCTGATCATGATGTTCGGCGTGTTCAACATCCGGGTGCCGCGGGACGGCTGGCGCCCGGACGGCTTCGACCCGTCGTCGGTGGCGGCCAAGCCGCTGGTCACGACCAGCAGCGTGTCGGCCGCGAACGCGATCAAGACGCCGTCGTTCTGGCTGCTCTGGGTGGTGCTGTTCTGCAACGTCACCGCGGGCATCGGGATCCTCGAGCAGGCCAGCCCGATGATCCAGGACTTCTTCCGGGACGGTGACACGTCGTCGGTCGCGGTCTCGGCGGCGGCCGGGTTCGTCGGCGTGCTGTCGCTGTTCAACATGGCCGGCCGGTTCGTCTGGTCGTCGACGTCCGACCTGGTCGGGCGGAAGCGGATCTACATGCTGTACCTCGGTGTGGGGATCGTGCTCTACGTGCTGCTGGCCACGGCCGGGAGCTCGGCGACCTGGCTGTTCGTGATCTTCGCCGGGTTCATCATCTCGTTCTACGGCGGCGGCTTCGCCACCGCTCCGGCCTACCTGCGTGACCTGTTCGGCACGTTCCAGGTCGGGGCCATCCACGGCCGGTTGCTGACCGCGTGGTCCGCGGCCGGCGTCGCCGGGCCGCTGATCATCAACGGCTTCCTGGACGCTCAGGGAGAGCCCGGTTCGCTGACCGCGTCGGCGTACCGGCCGGCGCTGTTCACGATGGTGGGGGTACTGGCGGTGGGCTTCGTCGCCAACCTGCTGATCCGTCCGGTGGCGGAGAAGTACCACGAGCCGGCGGCTCCGACCGAGCCGACCGCGGACGCGGCAGCGGAGCCGGACGCGGAGCCCGCGCCGGTTGCGGAAACGACCGCGTCGAAGGAGGCCACGGCGTGAACGACAATGCCCAGACCGTCCGGCTGGTGATCTCCTGGCTGCTGGTCACCGTGCTGCTCGGCTACGGCGTCATCCAGACGCTGATCACCGCGGCCAAACTCTTCGAGTAGTCGGCCTGCAGAACGCCTCTCCTCCCGCGTCTTACCGAGCACACAGGAGGAGAGGCGTTCTTGATGCAACACGAGTTCGGCTCGTACGTGGCCGCCGACGGCGCTGCGCTGCTGCGCTTCGCGTACGTCCTGACCGGCGACCACCACCAGCCCAGCGCCTACGTACGGAAGGCGCAGTCGCCGCGGCCACCGTGCTGCGATCGGACGACGACCGGACGCTACGGGTCACCGAGAGCACGGGGGAGACACCGCCGGCCGCGCCGATCAGCGTCGGGTGGTTCCCGGCCGGTCTCGGGCGGTCGACGCGCCCGGCTCCGGCCCGGACGCGCGATCGGTCGGGTGAAGGCGACCCTGGAGGCCGCGCCACCGCAGACGCCGGGCCCGCGCGACGACGCGTGCCGTGGCTGCCTAGCGGACGCCCTTGACCGCCCAGGCCCGGGCGGTCAGGTGGATCGGGCCCCGCGGTAACCGGGCCCGGACCGCGTCGCGCAGCGCGGCCCGGTCCGGCTCGTCCAGCGACGCCACGTACGCCGGCGCCGGCCCCTGACCACCCAGGAACGGCCCCCAGAAGTCGTCGAAGTCCGCGAAGTCGGTCGCGACCTCGATCGCCCGGGTCCGCACGTCGCTGAAGCCGGTGGCGACCCAGAGGTCGGAGAGCGCGTCCGGGTGACAGATCGCGAACCGCGGACCCTCGTCGGCGGCGGCCGCGGCCGGGTCGAGCGCCGCCGCCGCATCCCAGAAGACCCGCATCATCTGCATGCCCTCGGCGTAGTCCCACACGTACGCGGCGACGGTGCCGCCCGGCGTGACGACCCGCCTCCACTCGGCCGCGGCGACCGCCGGTACCGGGACGAAGTTCAGCGTCAGGCCGCTGACCACCACGTCCACCGAGTGCGAAGGAAGCGGCAGGGCACGGGCGTCGCCCTGACGGAACGTGGCCCGGCCCAGACGGGCCCGCGCGGTCGCGAGAAACCCCAGCGAGGGGTCGACCCCGACGACCGAGGCCGGCGCGGCGGCCTCGAGAACGGCCGCGGTCAGCGCGCCGGTGCCACAGCCGACGTCCAGCCAGCGACGGCCGGGCGGCAGAGCCAGCCACGCCACGAAGGACTCCGCGACGCGACGGCTCCACCGTCCGACGTAGGCGTCGTAGGCGTTCCCGCTGGTCCAGACGTCGGCCACGACGTCAGGCTAGGCGCCTCGGCGGGCCGCCCGGTATCGGCGGATCAGTGCGTTCGTCGACGAGTCGTGGGTGAGCTCGTCGTCCGACGAGAGCTCGGGCACGATCCGCTGCGCGAGCGCCTTGCCGAGCTCCACACCCCACTGGTCGAACGAGTTGATCTGCCAGATCGCCCCCTGGACGAACACCTTGTGCTCGTACAGCGCGACCAGCGCACCGAGCGTCCGCGGGGTGAGCTTCTCGACGACGAGCGTGGTCGAGGGGTGGTTGCCAGGGAAGGTCCGGTGCGGCACCAGCTCCGGCGCGACCCCCTCGGCCGCCACCTGCTCCGCGGTCTTGCCGAAGGCCAGCGCCTCGGCCTGGGCGAGCACGTTGGCGATCAGCAGGTCGTGCTGGTTGCCGAGCTCGTGCGCGGGGTGCAGGAACGCCAGGAAGTCGGCCGGGATCAGCGTCGTGCCCTGGTGGATCAGCTGGTAGTACGCGTGCTGACCGTTGGTGCCCGGGGTGCCCCAGACGATCGGGCCGGTCTGGTAGTCGACCGGCGTGCCGTCACGGCGGACCCGCTTGCCGTTCGACTCCATGTCGAGCTGCTGCAGGTAGTCGGTGAAGCGGGAGAGGTAGTGCGCGTAGGGGAGCACCGCGTGGCTCTGCGCGTTGAAGAACTCCCGGTACCAGAGCCCGAGCAGGCCCATGATCGCCGGCAGGTTGGACTCCAGCGGCGCGGTGCGGAAGTGCTCGTCGACCTCATGCATGCCGTCGAGAAGCTCACGGAACCGGGAGGGGCCGATCGCCACCATCAGCGACAGGCCGATCGCCGAGTCGAACGAGTAGCGGCCGCCGACCCAGTCCCAGAACCCGAACGTGTTCGCCGGGTCGATGCCGAACTTCTCGACCTCGCCCAGGTTCGTGGAGACCGCGACGAAGTGCTTGGCGACGTCGGCGCCGTCGAGGTTGGAGGTCAGCCAGTCGCGCGCGGCGCGCGCGTTGGTCATCGTCTCCAGGGTCGTGAAGGTCTTCGACGCGACGATGAACAGCGTCTCGGCCGGGTCCAGGCCCTCGACGTTGGACGCGAGGTCGTCGCCGTCGACGTTGGAGACGAACCGGCAGGTGATCTGCGGGTCGGCGTAGGGCTTGAGGGCCTCGTAGGCCATCCGCGGGCCGAGGTCGGACCCGCCGATGCCGATGTTCACGACCGTGCGGATCCGCTTCCCGGTGGACCCGACCCACTCGCCGCTGCGGACACGGTCGGAGAACGCGGCCATCCGGTCGAGCACCTCGTGCACCTGGGCG
This genomic window from Cryptosporangium phraense contains:
- a CDS encoding vWA domain-containing protein; translated protein: MTTGRPGGPPPWRWMVAYLLAAFAIGGPAAATDPPNTRLLWTLLVVASLLGALAATDAMDRAVRRLVRLVRAIMSRNPDPRPRPPWWLRLPRPVRAIGLPAVVLVLALVIGVLAVPKAREGGYYLIRGCQPPPTLRVLTTPESLATTSALATEYERESAAAHHGCASADVYVYAADPAAARDALINGWTTESLQEVGPRPEVWMPDSTVDAGRVAELGRTAGASPVESARSIASTPIVLAAPAQAAPQADEPRTWAQLLRDADDARLPVVRPQPTRSTTGEVATELIYRSLSEDAEEYDATATRAVERQIGDALDRGRYTLGNADAVLCRHRDASQAGTAVVLTEQQLVRYNQGRPHGENCPSEDPVQADRQLVAVYPRDTAGLDHPLVRLRWPRTTERQRGATQAWSDWLGSEAGRRALVSIGLRPPVGGAGTTPLTEPLTPRWGVRPDAVFDRASPPSADVDAALDAYTAASRPARTLVLLDSSGSMATRAGPGTRFDAARSGVRSAFGTVGPRDQVGLWTFPADPGTTRPLLGIRAWRAGTAGPAADRALKKIRPADGTPLYRSIEAGLDALGRPAEGQVTTLIVITDGEDSDQGTPPDPRVLADRASAVGVRISVVALGDASCAGPALSVLTGGSGGDCENADSRTLGGALVDLLET
- a CDS encoding extracellular solute-binding protein: MPDGPSGTVAWWRAMKAFPGNHQRWTSFLAGVLVGVLVVVLVGFLRPLLSDSSWEDGELVLLSGKDESAGGQRQELIEEWNHLHPDHPARIEEVTNIADAQHSEMLARAGGDGDPVDVLNLDVAWIPEFAEGDLLREYPESRADRGAFLDGPLETCEYDGKLWALPFNTDAALLYRRSDLAPRVPSSWTSMLAAIANVLEGRPKPGTVPEAGFVTQLQGYEGLTVNALEAVWSAGGEIVDDDGDVHVDSRQARDGLRQLVDGVHSDPRQILPASLDFSEQPSTSAFRAGRALFMRNWPLAYRTLDVPAEPGTRPVEFAVSPLPWPSVLGGQNLAVAKRSSHPRAAEALIEFLTNDRSQQLLFERGGLAATRRVVYEDTRIKQVYPYADELLKAIELARLRPRSPHYALFSEVLQTEVHAMLISGSGPPADLGDRLRAALRGKRR
- a CDS encoding OFA family MFS transporter, translating into MSALSFLDRERTVAPAGFNRWLIPPAALAVHLCIGQAYATSVYKNSLVAHFDVSQTAIGIIFSIAIVMLGLSAAVAGTWVETNGPRKAMFVSASFWAAGFLVGALGIGTSQLWLVYLGYGVLGGIGLGIGYISPVSTLIKWFPDRPGLATGLAIMGFGGGALIASPASRQLMGLYDSGYDSSNAKSIADGHALVLLFVTLGIVYFLIMMFGVFNIRVPRDGWRPDGFDPSSVAAKPLVTTSSVSAANAIKTPSFWLLWVVLFCNVTAGIGILEQASPMIQDFFRDGDTSSVAVSAAAGFVGVLSLFNMAGRFVWSSTSDLVGRKRIYMLYLGVGIVLYVLLATAGSSATWLFVIFAGFIISFYGGGFATAPAYLRDLFGTFQVGAIHGRLLTAWSAAGVAGPLIINGFLDAQGEPGSLTASAYRPALFTMVGVLAVGFVANLLIRPVAEKYHEPAAPTEPTADAAAEPDAEPAPVAETTASKEATA
- a CDS encoding MFS transporter small subunit, with amino-acid sequence MNDNAQTVRLVISWLLVTVLLGYGVIQTLITAAKLFE
- a CDS encoding class I SAM-dependent methyltransferase, whose product is MADVWTSGNAYDAYVGRWSRRVAESFVAWLALPPGRRWLDVGCGTGALTAAVLEAAAPASVVGVDPSLGFLATARARLGRATFRQGDARALPLPSHSVDVVVSGLTLNFVPVPAVAAAEWRRVVTPGGTVAAYVWDYAEGMQMMRVFWDAAAALDPAAAAADEGPRFAICHPDALSDLWVATGFSDVRTRAIEVATDFADFDDFWGPFLGGQGPAPAYVASLDEPDRAALRDAVRARLPRGPIHLTARAWAVKGVR
- the pgi gene encoding glucose-6-phosphate isomerase; the protein is MSPKTVDIDATPEWAAVREHADRLRDTHLRDLFASDADRADAMTVEAAGLVADYSKHRVDDPALSALFALARAADVEGHRDAMFRGEKINTTENRAVLHVALRAPRDAEIVVDGENVVAQVHEVLDRMAAFSDRVRSGEWVGSTGKRIRTVVNIGIGGSDLGPRMAYEALKPYADPQITCRFVSNVDGDDLASNVEGLDPAETLFIVASKTFTTLETMTNARAARDWLTSNLDGADVAKHFVAVSTNLGEVEKFGIDPANTFGFWDWVGGRYSFDSAIGLSLMVAIGPSRFRELLDGMHEVDEHFRTAPLESNLPAIMGLLGLWYREFFNAQSHAVLPYAHYLSRFTDYLQQLDMESNGKRVRRDGTPVDYQTGPIVWGTPGTNGQHAYYQLIHQGTTLIPADFLAFLHPAHELGNQHDLLIANVLAQAEALAFGKTAEQVAAEGVAPELVPHRTFPGNHPSTTLVVEKLTPRTLGALVALYEHKVFVQGAIWQINSFDQWGVELGKALAQRIVPELSSDDELTHDSSTNALIRRYRAARRGA